A genomic segment from Actinoplanes sichuanensis encodes:
- a CDS encoding LamG-like jellyroll fold domain-containing protein, which produces MQSRMSAAVLALVPVVVPPAPTRAGDPPMVSEMTAHYGFNGRSSSIIDESGNGHTLRVISYQGGRVRAVAHGPGTALAFPGKCTRRVCPHVALQSGDSADLNPGVRDIAFGADVLLPPGQTSRGQNVLQKGYSATSSQYKLQIDGTAGHPSCVLVDVVRPIIWMVRSSVTIADGVWHRVRCQRTGTRLEIHVDGVLRGRTAVPADLNVSNDLPLSIGAKGAYRDNDQFNGTLDNVWVRITR; this is translated from the coding sequence ATGCAATCACGGATGTCCGCTGCGGTTCTCGCGCTGGTGCCCGTCGTCGTCCCGCCCGCCCCGACCCGGGCCGGCGACCCGCCGATGGTGAGCGAGATGACCGCCCACTACGGCTTCAACGGCCGCTCCTCCAGCATCATCGACGAGTCCGGCAACGGACACACCCTCCGGGTGATCTCCTACCAGGGCGGCCGGGTCCGCGCGGTCGCGCACGGCCCGGGCACCGCGCTGGCCTTCCCCGGTAAGTGCACCCGCCGGGTCTGCCCGCACGTCGCCCTGCAGAGCGGCGACTCGGCCGACCTCAACCCCGGTGTCCGGGACATCGCCTTCGGCGCCGACGTGCTGCTCCCGCCCGGCCAGACCAGTCGCGGCCAGAACGTGCTGCAGAAGGGCTACTCGGCCACGAGCAGCCAATACAAACTGCAGATCGACGGTACGGCCGGTCACCCCAGCTGCGTGCTGGTCGACGTGGTGCGCCCGATCATCTGGATGGTCCGCAGCTCGGTGACGATCGCCGACGGCGTCTGGCATCGGGTGCGATGTCAGCGCACCGGCACCCGCCTGGAGATCCATGTGGACGGGGTGCTGCGTGGCCGCACCGCGGTCCCGGCCGACCTGAACGTCTCCAACGATCTGCCGCTCAGCATCGGGGCCAAGGGCGCCTACCGGGACAACGACCAGTTCAACGGCACCCTCGACAACGTCTGGGTACGGATCACCCGCTGA
- a CDS encoding metallophosphoesterase family protein, translating into MRLVLLSDTHLPKRARDLPAELWSAIDRADVVIHAGDWVDGSLLDRLETRAARLIGCYGNNDGPELRARLPEIARADLDGVRLAVIHETGPAAGREKRCAARFPDTDVLVFGHSHIPWDTTAPTGLRLLNPGSPTDRRRQPDHTYMTADITAGALHEVIVHRLPPRTP; encoded by the coding sequence ATGCGGCTCGTTCTGCTCAGCGACACGCACTTACCGAAACGTGCCCGCGACCTCCCCGCCGAACTGTGGTCGGCGATCGACCGGGCCGACGTGGTCATCCATGCCGGCGACTGGGTCGACGGCAGCCTGCTCGACCGGCTCGAGACACGCGCCGCCCGCCTGATCGGCTGCTACGGCAACAACGACGGTCCGGAGTTGCGGGCCCGACTCCCGGAGATAGCCCGAGCCGACCTCGACGGTGTCCGCCTAGCGGTGATCCACGAAACCGGCCCGGCGGCCGGCCGCGAGAAACGCTGCGCGGCCAGGTTCCCCGACACTGACGTGCTCGTCTTCGGCCACTCGCACATCCCGTGGGACACCACCGCCCCGACCGGCCTGCGCCTGCTCAACCCCGGTTCACCCACCGACCGCCGGCGCCAGCCCGACCACACATACATGACCGCGGACATCACCGCCGGAGCCCTCCACGAGGTAATCGTCCACCGGCTCCCACCCCGCACCCCCTGA
- a CDS encoding ATP-binding protein: protein MTSPPAPVPHPAATELRHWDLDDVGALRELRADLREAVAGTPLDDEDGLDRITVVATELATNALRHGAPPAHIRLLREPEALILDVADHDLAGEPRFDQDRPIGLGGLGLRLAQTFASDLGWYRTAKTKNIWARFDFVRD, encoded by the coding sequence ATGACGTCGCCGCCCGCCCCGGTTCCACACCCGGCAGCGACCGAGCTCCGCCACTGGGACCTCGACGACGTCGGCGCCCTGCGCGAGCTTCGGGCCGATCTGCGCGAGGCGGTCGCCGGCACTCCCCTCGACGACGAGGACGGGCTGGACCGGATCACCGTGGTCGCCACCGAACTGGCCACCAACGCGCTCCGGCACGGAGCGCCGCCCGCTCACATCCGTCTACTGCGCGAGCCGGAAGCGCTGATCCTCGACGTCGCCGACCACGATCTGGCCGGCGAACCCCGCTTCGATCAGGACCGCCCGATCGGTCTCGGCGGCCTCGGCCTTCGGCTCGCCCAGACCTTCGCGAGCGACCTGGGTTGGTATCGAACGGCGAAGACCAAGAACATCTGGGCGAGATTCGATTTCGTACGGGATTAG
- a CDS encoding SigB/SigF/SigG family RNA polymerase sigma factor translates to MAAMPAGHPSRAALRDRAIEAWLPLARHLAHRYSGRGEPTDDLVQTATVGLIKAVDKFDPERGVDFAGYAIPTIIGEIKRHFRDRTWSVRVPRRLQELRLAITEANATLTHSLGRSPQVADIATHLGITEEEVLEGLEGARAYNATSLSTPISADGTTELGETLGGEDHEYEVAETRVALGPALATLDEREQKILTLRFYGNLTQSQIADQIGISQMHVSRLLTKALTKLRGQLAPDVL, encoded by the coding sequence ATGGCCGCGATGCCGGCCGGCCACCCGTCCCGCGCCGCACTTCGCGACCGGGCGATCGAGGCCTGGCTGCCGCTCGCCCGCCACCTCGCGCACCGCTACTCCGGCCGCGGTGAGCCCACCGACGACCTGGTGCAGACCGCGACGGTCGGCCTGATCAAGGCCGTCGACAAGTTCGACCCGGAGCGCGGCGTCGACTTCGCCGGCTACGCGATCCCGACCATCATCGGCGAGATCAAGCGCCACTTCCGCGACCGCACCTGGTCGGTCCGCGTCCCCCGGCGCCTGCAGGAGCTCCGCCTGGCCATCACCGAGGCGAACGCCACGCTCACCCATTCGCTGGGCCGGTCCCCGCAGGTCGCCGACATCGCCACCCACCTCGGCATCACCGAGGAAGAGGTGCTGGAGGGTCTGGAGGGCGCGCGGGCCTACAACGCGACCTCGCTGTCCACGCCGATCAGTGCGGACGGGACGACCGAGCTGGGCGAGACGCTCGGTGGTGAGGACCACGAGTACGAGGTGGCCGAGACCCGGGTAGCGCTCGGTCCCGCTCTGGCCACCCTGGACGAGCGCGAGCAGAAGATCCTGACGCTGCGCTTCTACGGCAACCTGACCCAGAGCCAGATCGCCGACCAGATCGGCATCTCCCAGATGCACGTCTCCCGGCTGCTGACCAAGGCGCTGACCAAGCTGCGCGGCCAGCTCGCGCCGGACGTCCTCTGA
- a CDS encoding STM3941 family protein, with protein MLVYRSLPKTAGLLVAAFALIAASAFMAWASRPGPSFNVVLFVIGAFGVLFFGFGAVRVGQQLFRRDPVVEVSTEGVRDVRLSSQVIPWHVVRGVEQLVVQRQWFVVVLIDEGFEKQYLTGGKRMLQQVNRQIGFLGVNIAVGGLMVSVDELQQAIVKYWQEATSGPAWHEDRR; from the coding sequence GTGCTCGTGTACCGGTCTTTGCCGAAGACCGCCGGCCTTCTGGTGGCCGCGTTCGCCCTGATCGCCGCCAGTGCATTCATGGCTTGGGCGAGCCGGCCCGGTCCATCCTTCAACGTGGTCCTCTTCGTGATCGGTGCCTTCGGGGTGCTGTTCTTCGGGTTCGGGGCGGTGCGGGTGGGACAGCAGTTGTTCCGGCGTGACCCGGTCGTCGAGGTGTCCACCGAGGGAGTGCGTGACGTTCGCCTGTCTTCGCAGGTCATTCCGTGGCACGTGGTACGCGGGGTGGAACAGTTGGTCGTACAGCGGCAGTGGTTTGTCGTGGTGTTGATCGACGAGGGTTTTGAGAAGCAGTATCTGACCGGCGGCAAACGGATGCTGCAGCAGGTCAACCGGCAGATCGGGTTCCTTGGCGTCAATATCGCCGTGGGCGGGCTGATGGTGTCCGTCGACGAATTGCAGCAGGCCATCGTCAAGTACTGGCAGGAGGCGACGTCCGGCCCCGCCTGGCATGAAGACCGGCGGTGA
- a CDS encoding NHL repeat-containing protein — protein sequence MLFVLSLATPARAVESEAREAPTFNGTVQAIAYLGSTVYVGGSFTKAEWGGRSYPRNRLAAFDGRTGALLSWAPDADGPVRALAVTPGAIYVAGGFHRVGGEKRDSIARLSLTDNTVSAFRPTIEGTPYALAIGHDRLYLGGSFTAVNGRKAHNLVAFSLRTGKVDHGWRATADDRVHTLAIAGHRVYLGGAFEKVDAATGHPRLAAVHATTGRLDRRFRPTAPAEVNALAVDGSGVYTAGGGQGGRAAAYAVDGGTRWQRVFDGDATAITVVGGTAYVGGHFDRVCLTARNGTQGSCLDGSVPRVKLAAVTGDGRLTEWNPQANGVIGVRVLNTGPTGALDAGGDFTMIGGLLRPRFARF from the coding sequence ATGCTCTTCGTGCTGTCCCTGGCCACGCCCGCGCGGGCCGTCGAGTCGGAGGCTCGGGAGGCGCCGACCTTCAACGGCACCGTCCAGGCCATCGCCTACCTGGGCAGCACCGTCTATGTGGGTGGGTCGTTCACCAAGGCCGAATGGGGCGGCCGCAGCTACCCACGAAACCGGCTCGCGGCGTTCGACGGGCGCACCGGAGCACTGCTGAGCTGGGCGCCGGACGCCGACGGACCGGTTCGGGCGCTCGCCGTCACGCCGGGAGCGATCTACGTGGCCGGCGGGTTCCACCGGGTCGGCGGCGAGAAACGGGACTCGATCGCCCGGCTCAGCCTCACCGACAACACCGTGAGCGCCTTCCGACCGACCATCGAGGGCACCCCGTACGCGCTCGCGATCGGCCACGACCGGCTCTACCTCGGCGGCAGCTTCACCGCGGTGAACGGCCGGAAAGCACACAACCTGGTCGCGTTCTCGCTGCGTACCGGCAAGGTCGACCACGGTTGGCGGGCGACCGCCGACGACCGGGTGCACACCCTCGCGATCGCCGGTCACCGGGTCTACCTCGGCGGCGCCTTCGAGAAGGTCGACGCGGCGACGGGCCACCCACGGCTGGCCGCGGTGCACGCCACCACCGGCCGGCTCGACCGCCGCTTCCGGCCCACGGCACCGGCTGAGGTCAACGCCCTGGCCGTCGACGGGTCGGGGGTCTACACCGCGGGCGGCGGACAGGGTGGACGGGCTGCCGCGTACGCCGTCGACGGCGGCACCCGCTGGCAACGCGTCTTCGACGGGGACGCGACCGCGATCACCGTCGTCGGCGGAACCGCCTATGTCGGCGGCCACTTCGACCGGGTCTGCCTGACCGCCCGCAACGGCACCCAGGGCAGCTGCCTGGACGGCTCCGTTCCGCGCGTCAAACTCGCCGCGGTCACCGGCGACGGCCGCCTCACCGAATGGAATCCGCAGGCCAACGGTGTGATCGGGGTCCGCGTACTGAACACCGGACCGACCGGCGCCCTCGACGCGGGCGGCGACTTCACCATGATCGGTGGCCTGCTCCGGCCACGCTTCGCCCGATTCTGA
- a CDS encoding alkaline phosphatase family protein, with protein sequence MAISGGVRALLRRVRAVLRSALTTFVVLTLTLWLMPGVAASDIVDTLGLVVLVAVVGAVLRPLLLVGITVLGGWAAMLLGVVTQIAVMVVALRLDPGNRISGLPTLVTAAILAVIVAALLDWMADAGSDDTFVRESRRLMRGVRRRAAGRLIDFRRAPAGTEPGLLIMQLDGVAEPVLRWAIRAGNLPTLGHWLRTGSHTARSWHTGLPSTTPASQAGILHGASRQIPGFRWYEKETGKLMVSNRPRDAAIIESRLTDGHGLLRDGGVSISNAFSGDATTNLLTISHAALPGRTARGWAAFMASPYGFTRALVLGGAEVVTELHQARLQRRRNLRPRVSRSGAFLALRPASMLLRDVNISLVAEQMARGAPVVYCDLVDYDEVAHHAGPARPESMRQLESLDRMLGVLERLVPEAARHYHLVVLSDHGQSQGPTFRQRHGETLDELVARLADDVLVVSSGNLSMLYLTRSPHRLRQDAIEHAHPDLISGLAAHPGIGMVVVQGGDGPMAYGSGGSHRLRDGAVVGLDPLAPYGPHARADLLRHQSAAHVGDLVVISSVDPETQEVSAFEELVGSHGGLGGWQTDAMLVHPASWPVAAHLDGPDAVHRQLVDWLIMLGLRKPEVTSVTTRKTELSPVRES encoded by the coding sequence GTGGCCATCAGCGGCGGAGTGCGTGCCCTGCTCAGACGAGTTCGCGCCGTGCTGCGCAGCGCCCTCACCACGTTCGTCGTACTGACGCTCACCCTGTGGCTGATGCCCGGGGTGGCCGCCTCCGACATCGTCGACACGCTCGGCCTGGTCGTGCTGGTCGCCGTGGTGGGCGCGGTGCTGCGGCCGCTGCTGCTGGTCGGCATCACGGTGCTCGGCGGCTGGGCGGCGATGCTGCTGGGTGTGGTGACGCAGATCGCCGTCATGGTGGTGGCGCTGCGTCTCGACCCGGGCAATCGGATCAGCGGCCTGCCCACGCTGGTCACCGCCGCGATCCTGGCCGTGATCGTGGCCGCCCTGCTGGACTGGATGGCCGACGCGGGCAGCGACGACACCTTCGTCCGGGAGTCGCGCCGGCTGATGCGCGGGGTGCGTCGCCGGGCCGCCGGTCGGCTGATCGATTTCCGCCGCGCGCCGGCCGGCACCGAACCGGGGCTACTGATCATGCAACTGGACGGGGTGGCCGAGCCGGTGCTGCGCTGGGCCATCCGCGCCGGGAACCTGCCGACGCTGGGCCACTGGCTGCGGACCGGCAGCCACACCGCCCGGAGCTGGCACACCGGACTGCCGTCGACCACCCCCGCGTCGCAGGCCGGGATCCTGCACGGCGCCTCCCGGCAGATCCCCGGCTTCCGCTGGTACGAGAAGGAGACCGGCAAGCTGATGGTCTCCAACCGGCCGCGGGACGCCGCGATCATCGAGTCCCGTCTGACCGACGGCCACGGCCTGCTCCGCGACGGTGGGGTGAGCATCAGCAACGCGTTCAGCGGTGACGCCACCACCAACCTGCTGACCATCAGCCACGCCGCGCTGCCCGGACGTACCGCCCGTGGCTGGGCGGCGTTCATGGCCAGCCCGTACGGCTTCACCCGCGCCCTGGTCCTGGGTGGCGCCGAGGTCGTCACCGAATTGCACCAGGCCCGCCTCCAGCGCCGCCGCAACCTGCGGCCGCGGGTCAGCCGCTCCGGCGCGTTCCTGGCCCTGCGCCCGGCCTCGATGCTGCTGCGTGACGTGAACATCTCCCTGGTCGCCGAGCAGATGGCCCGTGGCGCCCCGGTGGTCTACTGCGATCTGGTCGACTACGACGAGGTGGCGCACCACGCCGGCCCGGCCCGCCCGGAGTCGATGCGGCAGCTGGAGAGCCTGGACCGGATGCTCGGCGTGCTGGAGCGGCTGGTGCCGGAGGCGGCCCGTCACTACCACCTCGTGGTGCTCTCCGACCACGGGCAGAGCCAGGGCCCGACCTTCCGGCAGCGGCACGGCGAAACCCTGGACGAGCTGGTCGCGCGGCTCGCCGACGACGTGTTGGTGGTCTCCTCGGGCAACCTGTCGATGCTCTACCTGACCAGGTCCCCGCACCGGCTGCGGCAGGACGCGATCGAGCACGCCCACCCCGATCTGATCAGCGGACTGGCCGCCCATCCGGGTATCGGCATGGTGGTGGTGCAGGGCGGGGACGGCCCGATGGCGTACGGCTCCGGCGGCTCGCACCGGCTGCGCGACGGAGCGGTCGTCGGCCTGGACCCGCTCGCGCCGTACGGCCCGCACGCCCGCGCCGACCTGCTGCGCCACCAGAGCGCCGCACACGTCGGCGACCTCGTGGTGATCAGCTCGGTGGACCCGGAGACACAGGAGGTGTCCGCCTTCGAGGAACTGGTCGGCTCACACGGCGGTCTCGGCGGCTGGCAGACCGACGCGATGCTGGTGCACCCGGCGTCCTGGCCGGTCGCCGCCCACCTCGACGGACCGGACGCGGTGCACCGGCAACTCGTCGACTGGCTGATCATGCTGGGTCTGCGGAAGCCCGAGGTGACGTCGGTGACCACCCGGAAAACGGAACTTTCACCGGTCCGGGAGAGTTGA
- a CDS encoding tetratricopeptide repeat protein: MSLNPGVSDAPARAFADPSDLGVARAAALFEHMQPEKAAEMLHPVLAGRPDSAPGWILMARIRLALDQVEPALDAANRAVELAPEDPRPLAIASRALTLMGRHEEAMSMAYRAVIVEPKNPLWHDRVAWALLAADRQVGDAEQAARTAVGLDPNEAHYYFTHGVTLAALGHVDQARQALETSLRLEPENHVARHRLDVLNGAAQPVVEKKKRGWRLFGRKEQAKPVRPEEFRP, encoded by the coding sequence ATGAGCCTGAACCCCGGGGTCAGTGATGCGCCTGCCCGGGCGTTCGCTGATCCGAGCGACCTGGGCGTGGCGCGGGCCGCCGCCCTGTTCGAGCACATGCAACCGGAGAAGGCGGCCGAGATGCTGCACCCGGTGTTGGCCGGGCGGCCGGATTCGGCGCCGGGCTGGATTCTGATGGCTCGGATCCGGCTGGCGCTGGATCAGGTGGAGCCGGCTCTCGACGCGGCGAACCGGGCCGTCGAGCTGGCGCCGGAGGATCCGCGGCCGCTGGCGATCGCGAGCCGTGCGCTGACCCTGATGGGTCGGCACGAGGAGGCGATGAGCATGGCCTACCGGGCGGTGATCGTCGAGCCGAAGAATCCGCTGTGGCACGACCGGGTGGCGTGGGCGCTGCTGGCCGCCGACCGGCAGGTGGGTGACGCCGAGCAGGCGGCGCGAACCGCGGTCGGGCTGGATCCGAACGAGGCGCACTACTACTTCACGCACGGGGTGACCCTGGCCGCTCTCGGTCACGTCGACCAGGCCCGGCAGGCGCTGGAGACGTCGTTGCGACTGGAGCCGGAGAACCATGTGGCCCGGCACCGGCTGGACGTGCTGAACGGCGCGGCGCAGCCGGTGGTGGAGAAGAAGAAGCGGGGCTGGCGGCTGTTCGGACGCAAGGAGCAGGCCAAACCGGTTCGCCCGGAGGAGTTCCGCCCCTGA
- a CDS encoding glycine hydroxymethyltransferase, with amino-acid sequence MPELNAESIAFRSALDVVRSVEPRIADAIAQELTDQRESLKLIASENYASPAVLLAMGNWLSDKYAEGTVGRRFYAGCQNVDIVESVAAEHAKALFGAPYAYVQPHSGIDANLVAYWAILADRVEVPYLKKFERRQINDLTDAEWAELRQAFGNQRLLGMSLDAGGHLTHGFRPNISGKMFDQRSYGVDPATGQIDYAALLESAKEFKPAVIVGGYSAYPRKVNFAKMREIADEVGATFMVDMAHFAGLVAGGVFTGDYNPIPHAHIVTTTTHKSLRGPRGGAVFCQPELASQVDRGCPMVLGGPLPHVMAAKAIAFAEARRPEFSTYAQQIVTNSQALAEGLLKRGVQLVSGGTDNHLVLLDVHPFGITGRQAEQALLDSGIVTNRNAIPNDPNGAWYTSGIRVGTPALTSRGLGVAEMDQIADLIHTVLAATSPAEGSKAKFNLDPSLADRISKQATELLSPFPLYPSVSLA; translated from the coding sequence ATGCCTGAGTTGAACGCCGAGTCCATCGCTTTCCGCTCCGCCCTCGACGTGGTCCGTTCCGTCGAGCCGCGCATCGCCGACGCGATCGCGCAGGAGCTGACCGACCAGCGCGAGTCGCTGAAGCTGATCGCGAGTGAGAACTACGCTTCCCCGGCGGTTCTGCTCGCCATGGGTAACTGGCTCTCCGACAAGTATGCGGAGGGCACCGTCGGCCGCCGGTTCTACGCCGGCTGCCAGAACGTCGACATCGTCGAGTCGGTCGCGGCCGAGCATGCCAAGGCTCTGTTCGGTGCGCCTTACGCGTACGTCCAGCCGCACTCCGGGATCGACGCGAACCTGGTCGCCTACTGGGCCATCCTCGCCGACCGGGTCGAGGTGCCGTATCTCAAGAAGTTCGAGAGGCGGCAGATCAACGACCTCACCGACGCCGAGTGGGCCGAGCTGCGGCAGGCGTTCGGCAACCAGCGTCTGCTCGGCATGTCGCTGGACGCCGGTGGGCACCTGACCCACGGCTTCCGCCCGAACATCTCCGGCAAGATGTTCGACCAGCGCAGCTACGGGGTGGACCCGGCGACCGGTCAGATCGACTACGCGGCCCTCCTGGAGAGTGCCAAGGAGTTCAAGCCCGCGGTGATCGTGGGTGGCTATTCGGCGTACCCCCGGAAAGTGAACTTCGCGAAGATGCGCGAGATCGCCGACGAGGTGGGCGCGACCTTCATGGTCGACATGGCGCACTTCGCCGGCCTGGTCGCGGGCGGCGTGTTCACCGGCGACTACAACCCGATCCCGCACGCGCACATCGTCACCACCACGACCCACAAGAGCCTGCGTGGCCCGCGCGGTGGCGCCGTCTTCTGCCAGCCGGAGCTCGCCTCCCAGGTCGACCGCGGCTGTCCGATGGTGCTCGGTGGCCCGCTGCCGCACGTGATGGCGGCGAAGGCGATCGCGTTCGCCGAGGCCCGTCGGCCGGAGTTCTCGACCTACGCCCAGCAGATCGTGACGAACAGCCAGGCGCTGGCCGAGGGCCTGCTGAAGCGTGGTGTGCAGCTGGTCTCCGGCGGCACCGACAACCACCTGGTGCTGCTCGACGTGCACCCGTTCGGGATCACCGGCCGCCAGGCCGAGCAGGCCCTGCTCGACAGCGGCATCGTGACGAACCGTAACGCGATCCCGAACGACCCGAACGGCGCCTGGTACACCTCCGGCATCCGGGTCGGGACTCCGGCCCTGACCAGCCGCGGCCTCGGCGTCGCCGAGATGGACCAGATCGCCGACCTGATCCACACCGTGCTCGCGGCCACCTCGCCGGCCGAGGGTTCGAAGGCGAAGTTCAACCTGGACCCGTCGCTCGCCGACCGGATCAGCAAGCAGGCCACCGAGCTGCTGTCGCCGTTCCCGCTCTACCCGTCCGTCTCGTTGGCCTGA
- a CDS encoding sugar ABC transporter substrate-binding protein, which translates to MRRFVVAASGLLLVFAGAACNRGTGEPVVGLITKTDTNPFFVTMKVGAQSAAATAGVDLQTFAGKVDGDNEAQVLAIENLISFGAVGFMITPNDSKAIVPAIDRAHEAGMLVIALDTPVEPAEAADATFATDNYEAGRLIGQWAKAKFATEGKDARIAMLDLNANQVSVDVQRDQGFLEGFGIDVADKGRIGDESDPRIAGHDVTDGNEEGGRTAMENLLQKDPSINLVYTINEPAAAGAYQALKAAGREREVTIVSVDGGCPGVDNVAGGVIGATSMQFPIKMAELGVAAIAEYAKTGVKPQNTAGKDFVDTGVQLITDQPQAGVEAKDSAWGKQNCWG; encoded by the coding sequence ATGCGCAGGTTCGTCGTGGCCGCGAGTGGTCTGCTACTGGTTTTCGCCGGTGCCGCGTGCAATCGCGGCACCGGTGAGCCCGTGGTCGGGCTGATCACCAAGACCGACACCAATCCCTTCTTCGTGACCATGAAGGTGGGCGCGCAGAGTGCGGCCGCCACCGCCGGGGTCGACCTGCAGACTTTCGCCGGGAAGGTGGACGGCGACAACGAGGCACAGGTGTTGGCGATCGAGAACCTGATCTCGTTCGGTGCCGTGGGCTTCATGATCACCCCGAACGACTCGAAGGCGATCGTGCCCGCGATCGACCGGGCACACGAGGCCGGGATGCTGGTCATCGCACTGGACACGCCGGTCGAGCCGGCCGAGGCCGCGGACGCCACGTTCGCCACCGACAACTACGAGGCCGGGCGTCTGATCGGGCAGTGGGCGAAGGCGAAGTTCGCCACCGAGGGTAAGGACGCCCGGATCGCGATGCTCGACCTCAACGCCAATCAGGTGTCTGTGGACGTACAACGTGATCAGGGTTTTCTTGAAGGTTTTGGCATCGACGTCGCCGACAAGGGGCGGATCGGGGATGAGAGTGACCCGCGGATCGCCGGGCACGACGTCACTGACGGCAACGAAGAGGGCGGGCGGACCGCCATGGAGAACCTGCTCCAGAAGGACCCGTCGATCAACCTGGTCTACACCATCAACGAGCCCGCGGCGGCCGGGGCCTACCAGGCGCTGAAGGCGGCCGGGCGGGAGCGTGAGGTCACCATCGTCTCGGTCGACGGTGGTTGTCCCGGTGTCGACAACGTCGCCGGCGGGGTGATCGGCGCGACGTCGATGCAGTTCCCGATCAAGATGGCCGAGCTCGGCGTCGCCGCCATCGCGGAGTACGCCAAGACCGGTGTGAAACCACAGAACACCGCCGGCAAGGACTTCGTCGACACCGGCGTGCAACTGATCACCGACCAACCGCAGGCCGGCGTGGAGGCGAAGGACTCCGCGTGGGGCAAACAGAACTGCTGGGGGTGA
- a CDS encoding DedA family protein, protein MPPSAELPGFLHTVAPILDRWGYLAIGGIIVVESFGVPAPGQTIMAAASVYAGYGRMNIWVVALICFVTAVVGDNIGYWIGLRGGRKIVNRWGKYILVTPARLAKAEQFFAKRGNRVIVIARFIDGLRQLNGVIAGITRMPWKTFLLYNAIGAALWVGFWCTLAYQLGANLGPIMGKIHHYQWPVIGGLVLAVATYVILHVRHIRRRRARVAAEIRVAEIQPAEKAETAEIQKAEPREQTQA, encoded by the coding sequence ATGCCACCTTCAGCCGAACTTCCCGGGTTCCTGCACACCGTGGCGCCGATCCTGGATCGCTGGGGTTATCTGGCGATCGGCGGCATCATCGTGGTCGAGAGCTTCGGCGTGCCCGCCCCCGGCCAGACGATCATGGCGGCGGCCTCGGTCTACGCCGGCTATGGGCGGATGAACATCTGGGTCGTCGCGCTGATCTGCTTCGTGACCGCGGTGGTCGGCGACAACATCGGCTACTGGATCGGGCTGCGCGGCGGCCGCAAGATCGTGAACCGGTGGGGGAAGTACATCCTGGTCACCCCGGCCCGGCTGGCCAAGGCCGAGCAGTTCTTCGCCAAGCGCGGCAACCGGGTCATCGTGATCGCCCGGTTCATCGACGGGTTGCGGCAGCTCAACGGCGTGATCGCCGGGATCACCCGGATGCCGTGGAAGACGTTCCTGCTCTACAACGCGATCGGGGCGGCGCTCTGGGTCGGGTTCTGGTGCACGCTCGCCTATCAGCTGGGCGCCAATCTCGGGCCGATCATGGGCAAGATCCACCACTACCAGTGGCCGGTCATCGGGGGGCTGGTGCTCGCGGTCGCCACCTACGTGATCCTGCATGTCCGGCACATCCGGCGGCGCCGGGCGCGAGTCGCCGCCGAGATCCGGGTGGCCGAGATCCAGCCGGCGGAAAAGGCGGAGACGGCCGAGATCCAGAAGGCCGAGCCCCGCGAACAGACGCAAGCCTGA